Proteins from a genomic interval of Oncorhynchus kisutch isolate 150728-3 linkage group LG28, Okis_V2, whole genome shotgun sequence:
- the pou2f3 gene encoding POU domain, class 2, transcription factor 3, whose protein sequence is MSTDGVEHSEAHHEQADNEQNGIDFTRQIKTEVLNDSPHSVLSHKTCHLTQGAPISGGQLSGEVSSSHTMQQLVLMPGSHHLSPPSSFLLSQTQHTGHQALLQQNLLSFPTQSQSGLLQHQPGLALTPQAMSRSGLTSSSMEGHLDMSHLQVPKHMGPPQQDEASDLEELEQFAKAFKQRRIKLGFTQGDVGLAMGKLYGNDFSQTTISRFEALNLSFKNMCKLKPLLEKWLSDAENCPSDSMSNAVSLPPLMEGYGRKRKKRTSIETNIKLTLEKRFLDNPKPNSEEIMLISEQLSMEKEVVRVWFCNRRQKQKRIYCPVSTSPMKSHNFNSRMASTSRSYSPPASGVSSSSSPNSPSRGPSPGTLRSGSAALTSQVNQSFSSPGSWYRTWNPTSYHH, encoded by the exons ATGAGCACAGACGGAGTGGAACACTCAGAGGCTCACCATGAACAAGCAG ACAATGAACAAAATGGAATTGACTTCACCAGACAA ATCAAGACAGAGGTCCTCAATGACTCTCCCCATTCTGTCTTATCACACAAGACATGTCACCTGACACAAGGAGCCCCAATATCTGGTGGCCAGCTATCAGGG GAAGTCTCCTCCTCACACACCATGCAGCAGTTGGTGCTTATGCCCGGCTCTCACCacctctcacccccctcctccttcctcctctcacagacacaacacacgGGGCACCAAG CACTTCTGCAGCAGAACCTCCTCAGCTTTCCCACCCAGAGCCAGTCAGGCCTCCTCCAGCACCAGCCTGGGTTAGCATTGACACCTCAG GCCATGAGTCGGTCGGGCCTGACGTCGTCGTCCATGGAAGGTCACCTGGACATGTCCCACCTGCAGGTCCCCAAACACATGGGGCCCCCCCAGCAGGATGAGGCCAGTGACCTGGAGGAGTTGGAACAGTTTGCCAAGGCCTTCAAACAGAGACGCATCAAACTGGGCTTCACCCAG ggtgATGTAGGCCTGGCTATGGGGAAGCTGTATGGGAATGACTTCAGCCAGACCACCATCTCCCGCTTCGAGGCCCTCAACCTAAGCTTCAAGAACATGTGCAAGCTGAAGCCTCTACTTGAGAAATGGCTGAGTGACGCAG AGAATTGCCCCTCTGACTCTATGAGCAATGCTGTTTCTCTACCCCCCCTGATGGAAGGCTATGGAAGGAAAAGAAAAAAGAGGACAAGCATCGAAACCAACATAAAGCTCACCCTGGAGAAACGCTTCCTTGAC AACCCCAAGCCTAACTCGGAGGAGATCATGCTGATCTCAGAGCAGCTgtctatggagaaggaggtggtgcGGGTGTGGTTCTGTAACCGCAGACAGAAGCAGAAGAGGATCTACTGCCCCGTGTCCACCTCACCAATGAAATCACACAACTTCAACTCCAGAATG GCATCCACGTCCAGATCATACAGCCCTCCTGCTTCCGGAG TGTCATCGAGTTCCTCTCCCAATAGTCCTAGTCGTGGGCCTTCGCCCGGAACACTCCGGTCTGGCTCCGCTGCTCTGACCTCTCAGGTCAACCAGTCCTTCAGCTCACCAGG GTCGTGGTATCGCACATGGAACCCTACATCCTATCACCACTGA
- the tlcd5b gene encoding TLC domain-containing protein 5: MILLEVCCCLIGWISLYFAFCYLNGQRGKEWNCRLVTLTHGILIVCLTAYISFIDGPWPLTHAGTENTPLQILALVVSLGYFLFDFGWCICVRTEGPVMLAHHTMSIAGILLALGLGKSAVETCAVIFGSEITNPLLQARWFLRQVGRYDSLWGDAVDLLFILLFALVRVGVGGMMLYCELTSPRPSLIMKGGGLAMYTLAWVFMVDIAKFACKKSRTKYKRWHEMCKLGEVNGHTGKTE, translated from the exons ATGATACTTTTGGAGGTGTGCTGCTGCCTGATTGGCTGGATTTCACTCTACTTTGCATTCTGTTACCTGAATGGCCAGCGGGGCAAGGAGTGGAACTGCAGGCTGGTGACACTGACACATGGGATCCTCATAGTATGTCTTACTGCATACATTAGCTTCATCGATGGGCCCTGGCCTTTAACACATGCAG GTACAGAGAACACCCCGCTCCAGATCCTGGCCCTGGTGGTTAGTCTGGGCTACTTCCTATTCGACTTTGGCTGGTGCATCTGCGTCCGTACCGAGGGCCCTGTCATGCTGGCCCACCACACCATGAGCATCGCAGGCATCCTGTTGGCGCTGGGCCTGGGCAAGTCGGCAGTGGAGACATGTGCCGTGATTTTCGGCAGTGAGATCACCAACCCCTTGCTGCAGGCCCGCTGGTTCCTCCGGCAGGTGGGCCGCTACGACAGCCTGTGGGGGGACGCGGTGGACCTGCTCTTTATCCTGCTCTTTGCCCTGGTGCGTGTAGGAGTGGGTGGCATGATGCTCTACTGTGAGCTCACCTCTCCCCGGCCCAGCCTCATCATGAAGGGAGGGGGCCTGGCCATGTACACACTGGCCTGGGTCTTCATGGTGGACATTGCCAAGTTTGCCTGCAAGAAAAGCAGGACAAAGTACAAGAGGTGGCATGAGATGTGCAAGTTGGGAGAGGTGAATGGACACACAGGGAAGACTGAGTGA